The DNA region CTGAGTGAGGCTGATGCGATCATTTTCGGAACACCTACCCGATTTGGAAATATGTGTGGACAGATGCGACAATTTCTTGATAGTACCGGGAAACTATGGATGGAAGGATCGTTGGTAGGCAAAGTAGGAAGTGTTATTACGAGTTCAAGTACCCAGCATGGTGGACAGGAATCCACGATATTGACCTTCCATGTTACACTCTTGCATCACGGTATGATCATTGCAGGTTTGCCTTATACGTTCCAGGGACAAATGATGATGGAAGAGATCAGTGGTTGTTCTCCATATGGTGCATCAACGATCGCTGGTGGTGATGGCAGTCGGTTCCCAAGTAAAAATGAGCTTTCCGGAGCACGATACCAGGGAGCATATGTCGCAGAGATCGCAAAGAAACTCATCACGTGATAAAATGCTCAAGAATATGCTTTAGTGACTGGATTACATAAAGAGGCGCTGATGCTCAGTATAGGATAGACTTTTATGGTTTCATAGATCCTATAAGTTCAGTTACCAACTGCCACCGCCGCCGCCGCCACCGCCGCCGCCGGAGAAGCCACCTCCACCTGAGAAGCCGCTACCGCCGTTAGAACTCTTGGAAGGCGACGTAGATGCTGCACTGAGAGAAGAGGAGAATCGACCCAGACCTGAAACATTTCCATGATACCAATATGGCGTGTCTACATGTAGAATATCATAAAAGGTGAGCCAATGGTCCGATTCATCAAAAAGAACGGCATACGGCAACATTTTTTCCAGGTAAAGCGGGTCCATCGCTAAACGTCTTTTTATTTCATCTTGCTTTACCCGTTTGATAAACTCTTTCAATCCCAGTAGATGTTTCGATGCATAAGCACCTTTTTGTGTAAATTTTCCTATTTTCCTATAGGTAAAAACCAAAGATGCCACCAGTACGATCAAAACCCCCAAAGGACCTAGTATCAATTCATGGAAGTGTATCCCTTCCTTGTGTATGGCAAGAAAAGGCATCATTCCTGCTATAGCAAAGATAAGACCTGTTATTTTAGAGAACCAGTTTTTATTCAGCGTCATAATATTTAGACCTACACCACCAAAGACAAGAGGAAAGATAAGAAGAAAGATCACCTCTTCTCCAAACTGCAGATAGAGGTTGTAAAGCACCAATCCTACAACAGGCAATAAAAGTAGAATACTCTTGGCTAAAAAGTTTTTACGTACCCTTTGTGGATTCTCTACCATATATCCATCTGCCACCGACCAGGTGTAAAGGTTATCGTTGATATATTTGAATCCTTTTTGCAGTGCTGATGCTTTTTCTTCGGATCCAGAGGAGAGCATAAAACTGTTTTTTCCTTTAAAAAGTACATGATCAAGTAGATACTTCTGGTCCATTCTTAAATTTGCTGTATTACTCTCTTTACGTATCAAAAGAGGATCAAGTTTCT from Sulfurovum xiamenensis includes:
- the wrbA gene encoding NAD(P)H:quinone oxidoreductase, which produces MKVLIVYYSMYGHIYRLAEEAAEGVRSVANAEAIIRRVPETLSEGILEKMGATEAQKQQSHIPICTVKELSEADAIIFGTPTRFGNMCGQMRQFLDSTGKLWMEGSLVGKVGSVITSSSTQHGGQESTILTFHVTLLHHGMIIAGLPYTFQGQMMMEEISGCSPYGASTIAGGDGSRFPSKNELSGARYQGAYVAEIAKKLIT